GCAAGGAGGAGTACCTCTCGGCGCGCACGGTGGCGTCGGTGCGCGACGCCGTCCGGGCCCACGACGGCGACGCCGAGATGGCCGAGTCGCAGGCCTCCGACCTCACCCTGGCCTCGCTGGGGGAGATGTCGGCGCCGTCGCTCTTCTCCTCGATCCGCTGCGTGGTCGTGCGCGGGCTGGAGGACCTCCCCGACGAGTCCGTCGACGGCCTCCTGGGCTACTGCGCCGCCCCGTCCGACGACGTCGCGCTGGTCCTCGTCCACGGCGGCGGGCAGAAGGGCAGCGGCGTGCTCACCAAGCTGCGCAAGCTCGCCGCGGTCACCGAGGTGAAGTCGGAGGAGGTCAAGGCCTCCGAGATGCCGGCCTTCGTGACCTCCGAGGTCGCCTCCCACGGCGCGCGCATCACCCCCGACGCGGCGACGTTCCTCGTCCAGGCCATCGGCAGCGACCTGCGTTCGCTGGCCGCGGCCGCCGACCAGCTCACCAACGACTTCCCCGACGAGCAGCTCACCATCGAGAAGGTCCAGCGCTACTTCGGCGGTCGGGCGGAGGCGAAGTCCTTCACGGTCGCCGACGCCGCGTTCGCCGGCCGGCGCGCGCAGGCGCTGGAGGAGCTGCGCTGGGCGCTCGACGCCGGCACCGCGACGGTGCTGGTCACCTCGGCGATGGCGGCGTCCGCGCGCAGCATCGCGCGCTACCTCGGCGCCCCGCGCGGCGCGCGCGACGGAGACCTGGCCCGCGAGCTCGGCGTCCCGCCGTGGAAGGTGCGCACGGTGCGCGACCAGTCACGCGCGTGGAGCCCCGACGCGATCGCCGCCGCCGTGCAGGCGGTCGCCGCCGCCGACGCCGACATCAAGGGCCGCGCGCACGACGCGTCCTACACCCTCGAGCGGCTCGTGCTCA
Above is a genomic segment from Nocardioides okcheonensis containing:
- the holA gene encoding DNA polymerase III subunit delta → MARTPSAAQVLGHVVLVTGKEEYLSARTVASVRDAVRAHDGDAEMAESQASDLTLASLGEMSAPSLFSSIRCVVVRGLEDLPDESVDGLLGYCAAPSDDVALVLVHGGGQKGSGVLTKLRKLAAVTEVKSEEVKASEMPAFVTSEVASHGARITPDAATFLVQAIGSDLRSLAAAADQLTNDFPDEQLTIEKVQRYFGGRAEAKSFTVADAAFAGRRAQALEELRWALDAGTATVLVTSAMAASARSIARYLGAPRGARDGDLARELGVPPWKVRTVRDQSRAWSPDAIAAAVQAVAAADADIKGRAHDASYTLERLVLTVAGLRETR